In Cryptomeria japonica chromosome 10, Sugi_1.0, whole genome shotgun sequence, a genomic segment contains:
- the LOC131055571 gene encoding 7-deoxyloganetin glucosyltransferase-like, translated as MAGSEHRRPHAVLVPFPAQGHINPMMQLANKLVEQGFVITFVSTDYNYSRIAKANKSIEKDSAVSREGNSHGDIRWIVVSDGLPPTDTRADVIKLCHVTENIIVSFIDKLIGEMKRRDPEEDICLITDCFAATALDVAKRHRIPMAALWVMFTATYALIYNLPNLVSSSLVPSNGVPNDFTKVKYLPSMPPLCSAHLPWAAGFNENQQDFIFGFIERYMERTRELKWVLFNSFYYLEAPIIDILIAQGASVCSIGPCIPSPRLNGEVNSKITANFWAEEAECLDWLDKQSPKSVAYVSFGSLAIVNQRQLEEFAMGMEATQRPFLWVLRSDLMDGSSAKLPPGFMEATKDRAYFVPWCPQTQVLSHPSIACFFTHCGWNSVMESIAMGVPMLCWPYFAEHFLISAYVVDIWKIGLALNTNIDGIAENREIEMGVKRVSEDNEMKARVLKLSERAKDAVKSETGPSYANFQDFVKAMREEIRHK; from the exons ATGGCTGGAAGTGAACATAGGAGACCTCATGCTGTTCTGGTTCCTTTCCCCGCCCAAGGCCATATCAACCCCATGATGCAGCTGGCTAATAAACTAGTTGAACAAGGATTTGTAATCACTTTTGTCAGCACCGATTACAACTATTCTCGTATTGCAAAGGCCAACAAATCCATTGAAAAAGATTCTGCTGTTTCTAGGGAAGGTAACAGTCATGGTGATATTCGCTGGATAGTCGTCTCAGATGGCCTTCCTCCTACCGATACTCGCGCAGACGTTATCAAGTTGTGTCATGTGACAGAAAACATCATCGTCTCCTTCATTGACAAactgattggggagatgaaaagGCGGGATCCTGAGGAGGACATCTGTTTGATAACGGACTGCTTTGCCGCCACCGCATTAGATGTGGCCAAACGTCACCGAATTCCAATGGCTGCTCTCTGGGTGATGTTTACTGCCACCTATGCTCTGATCTATAATTTACCCAATCTCGTTTCctcttctcttgttccttcaaATG GAGTCCCCAATGACTTTACGAAGGTGAAATACCTTCCCTCCATGCCGCCTCTCTGCTCTGCACACCTTCCGTGGGCTGCTGGATTCAATGAAAACCAACAAGACTTTATCTTCGGCTTCATTGAACGTTACATGGAAAGAACGAGGGAGCTCAAATGGGTGTTGTTCAATTCTTTCTATTATCTTGAAGCCCCCATAATCGATATCCTAATTGCCCAAGGAGCCTCGGTCTGTTCAATTGGTCCCTGTATCCCTTCTCCGCGTCTCAATGGGGAAGTTAATTCAAAAATCACAGCGAACTTTTGGGCAGAAGAAGCAGAATGTTTGGATTGGCTAGACAAGCAGTCTCCGAAGAGTGTGGCGTACGTGTCCTTTGGAAGCCTGGCAATAGTGAACCAGAGACAGTTGGAAGAATTTGCGATGGGTATGGAGGCCACCCAGAGACCGTTTCTGTGGGTTCTGCGAAGTGATCTCATGGACGGGTCGAGCGCTAAACTTCCTCCAGGATTCATGGAAGCCACCAAAGATCGGGCATATTTTGTGCCATGGTGTCCACAGACGCAGGTTCTTTCTCATCCTTCTATTGCGTGTTTCTTCACTCACTGTGGATGGAATTCCGTAATGGAAAGCATCGCCATGGGAGTTCCCATGCTCTGTTGGCCTTACTTTGCAGAGCACTTTCTAATATCTGCTTATGTGGTAGACATCTGGAAGATTGGGCTGGCTTTGAATACAAACATCGATGGAATAGCAGAAAATAGGGAAATCGAGATGGGGGTGAAGAGAGTAAGTGAAGATAATGAGATGAAGGCAAGAGTGTTGAAATTGAGCGAGAGAGCAAAAGATGCAGTGAAGAGCGAAACGGGGCCGTCTTATGCAAATTTTCAAGACTTTGTGAAGGCAATGAGAGAGGAAATCCGTCACAAATAA